From Cervus canadensis isolate Bull #8, Minnesota chromosome 28, ASM1932006v1, whole genome shotgun sequence, one genomic window encodes:
- the ZBTB12 gene encoding zinc finger and BTB domain-containing protein 12, whose amino-acid sequence MASGVEVLRFQLPGHEAATLRNMNQLRAEERFCDVTIVADSLKFRGHKVILAACSPFLRDQFLLNPSSELQVSLMHSARIVADLLLSCYTGALEFAVRDIVNYLTAASYLQMEHVVEKCRNALSQFIEPKIGLKEDGVSDASLVSSVSATKSLLPPARTPKPAPKPPPPPPLPPPLLRPVKLEFPLDEDLELKAEEEDEDEDEDVSDICIVKVESALEVAHRLKPPGGLGGGLGIGGSVGSHLGELAQSSVPPSTVAPPQGVVKACYSLSEDAEGEGLLLIPGGRASVGATSGLVEAAAVAMAARGAGGSLGAGGGRGPLPGGFSSGNPLKNIKCTKCPEVFQGVEKLVFHMRAQHFIFMCPRCGKQFNHSSNLNRHMNVHRGVKSHSCGICGKCFTQKSTLHDHLNLHSGARPYRCSYCDVRFAHKPAIRRHLKEQHGKTTAENVLEASVAEINVLIR is encoded by the coding sequence ATGGCCTCTGGGGTGGAAGTCCTGCGCTTCCAGCTGCCTGGCCACGAGGCCGCTACGCTGCGGAACATGAACCAGCTTCGCGCAGAGGAGCGGTTCTGCGACGTGACCATTGTGGCCGACAGCCTCAAGTTCCGCGGCCACAAGGTCATCCTGGCCGCCTGCTCGCCGTTCCTGCGGGACCAGTTCCTGCTGAATCCCAGCTCTGAGCTGCAGGTCTCACTGATGCACAGTGCACGCATAGTGGCTGACCTGCTCCTCTCTTGCTATACGGGCGCCCTGGAATTCGCCGTCAGGGATATCGTTAATTACCTGACGGCCGCGTCCTACCTGCAGATGGAGCACGTGGTGGAGAAATGCCGGAACGCCCTCAGCCAGTTTATCGAGCCCAAAATAGGCCTCAAAGAGGATGGGGTCAGCGATGCCAGCCTTGTGAGCAGTGTCAGTGCCACCAAATCCCTGCTCCCTCCTGCCAGGACCCCAAAGCCAGCCCCCaaacccccgcccccgcctcctcTCCCCCCTCCACTCCTGCGGCCTGTGAAGCTAGAGTTCCCACTGGATGAGGACCTGGAGCTGAAGGCCGAGGAAGAGGATGAGGACGAGGACGAGGACGTGTCTGACATCTGTATCGTCAAGGTGGAATCAGCCCTGGAGGTGGCACACCGGCTCAAGCCTCCCGGGGGCCTGGGAGGAGGTCTGGGCATTGGAGGCTCTGTGGGCAGCCACCTTGGGGAGCTGGCCCAGAGCAGCGTGCCTCCCAGCACTGTGGCCCCACCGCAGGGTGTGGTGAAAGCCTGCTACAGCCTGTCTGAGGACGCGGAAGGGGAGGGCCTGCTCTTGATCCCTGGAGGCCGGGCCAGTGTGGGGGCCACCTCAGGCCTTGTGGAGGCAGCAGCGGTGGCCATGGCtgcccggggggcggggggcagcctgggggcagggggcggccGGGGACCCCTGCCCGGAGGCTTTTCCAGCGGAAATCCCCTAAAGAACATCAAGTGCACCAAGTGCCCGGAAGTGTTCCAGGGTGTGGAGAAGCTGGTCTTCCACATGCGGGCCCAGCACTTCATCTTCATGTGCCCGCGCTGCGGCAAGCAGTTCAACCACAGCAGCAACCTCAACCGCCACATGAATGTGCACCGCGGCGTCAAGTCGCACTCGTGTGGCATCTGCGGCAAGTGCTTCACGCAGAAGTCCACGCTGCACGATCACCTCAACCTCCACTCGGGAGCGAGGCCCTATCGCTGCTCCTACTGCGACGTGCGCTTCGCTCACAAGCCGGCCATTAGGCGGCACCTCAAGGAGCAGCACGGCAAGACCACAGCAGAGAACGTGCTGGAGGCTAGTGTGGCCGAGATCAACGTCCTCATCCGCTAG